GTCTTCTGCTTTATCAGTCTACAGATGACACTGCTCTCCATTATTTTTGGTATGTTGGAACATCTGTACAGTTTAAGAGGATGAACTGACTGCACAGTGTATTTGACTTTCCCCCATCCCTGTCCTTTTTTGTAGGACAACAAAGCGATGAACATGTTTGGTATGGACCACATGTTGAAGGACGGCTGGAGTGGCTTCTACAGTCAGGGCTACATGTACTTCGACAACTGCTCCTCCCTCTTCTTACCCAAGGTTTGTGACCCAGACTAAAGTGTTGTCTTACAAAGGATAGCACATAAACACAAGGGCTGCCCAATCAACCATCACtatgtttatacagtatgtatagttATCTAATGGCAGGTAACATCATACCAATGTTCTGCTTTTCTTATGTTCCTTTTCATCCCTCAAATATTTCAATTGTTTTGGCAACATACATATATGTCTTTACTCTGTGCTCTCACCTAGGTGTATTACGCAGACTTCAACCCATATCAGCCCCTCACGAGCCCAAAGGTGAGTCACAGATCAAGCTGCTATGCAGTGCTTATGAAAGGGATTGAACATGTTGAGCATAATATCTAAAATCTCATCTGTGTCGGGTTTCAATggtaatgtatttttaattgcCCGCTCGGGCAGGTGAAATCTACTTGCCCGAAGTCCTTGCCCCAGTACAAATGGTTTCATTTATTAGATTATCAAATAACAACATAGACCGTGTTGAATCCTAATTCAGGTAAATGAGCACACAAAGACATTGAGGAGCACagtaaaatgacagaaaaaaatgttttagtaaCCGAGTGTTCATTATAATGTACATAGTCTACATTTTTATAcggcacaggtgtgtgtgtagcattGCTCACTATGCTCTTGTGTTCTGTTTAGAGTGACCCTTCGAATCAGAGCCTTATTTGGCCCGACAAGCCGGTAAGACATGTTGTTCttgattttactgtaaatgtctttttaaatctgtttttatcaGAGGTTATGTTGcggctgcagctgtggttgttccTATGACATGGCTACGGTAGCTGTACTGTGACTACTCTTTACTGCTCCTACTAACATTAGCTGAGAAAGCATCGTAAAGTCAGGATTTGATCCCGATGCTTCTATCAGATATGACAGACGTGTTGTAATTGGAGATGGTCCAATGcctttttgcttcccgataccgattccaatacctgaacttgtgtttGGCCGATACCGAGGACCGATCAGAtgccagtgtgtcatatattttgttatgttttcacAGCTGTACACTACTATCCCTCCTTTGTTgtacggcctggctcaggttacacTTTTTGAggaacatgaacacaaacaataaaCGCCAGAGAACTTTCTTTGGTAACACTTGAAGGTATTTACATAAGAGTGTCATGACACTGTCGAGAACACATGAcgctgtcatgacacatgaaccctaaccataacttgtcatgacaaaaaccgaatgccacttactaaaagaagcgttatgtcataaatgtttatgacttgtttataatatttatgacacgttcatgacagtgtcatgtcactcttatgtagataaacaagtaaagtgtaaccctttcttttattatccagttatgacagtcagtcataacgagGAAAGTACATAAATTAACTacttttaaagtagattttcttcagggctGAATTAGGTGGgatcggatcggtgcatgaactccagtactttctgataccgataccgataccagcatttcaGGCAGTTTCGGAGGCTTTTCCGAGACTTTGGTTGTAATACCACCACTTAATAACTTCACCCGCTCAGTAAAACCATGTCACCTCACCTGCTCATACCCAACCGCTGCATAGTTACACCCATTCAAAACTGAATACGTCTCAGCTGGTGGTGCGCTCCCCCTAGCCCTGTATCGGTAACCCAAATCTAATGCCCAAAAGTATTGTTAGGGAACACAAAAGTAGCTCAGAAAACAAAATTCTACCTTGACATTTCAGGGGCGCCGTGCTGCGATGGCAAAATTAAGCTTATTGTTAATACTGTTGGTCTTAACATTTTTTGATTTGTGGTTTTAGTAGGCGTACATAAactataaataaagaaaatagccTAACCATTAGGATTCTTTGCTCACAATAAGCATCTTTTTGCAGGACATCAGCGCTGTGGCCAAAGCTTGGGAGGACAGTCCATATCTGTTCATAGTGAAGGTGCAGCCTTTGTTCCGCGGCGTTGAGGATGACGACATTGGGGCAGAGCAGCTCAACTTTGCTTTCACAAGTCAGAGACACGGTTTCACTTCAAAAGCTTTAGAATCGGTCATATTTACTCAGTGGATAAATAAGTAAAGACAAAAAATCTGATAATTGAgaattcttcttttctttccccaGTGAAAGTTGAGATGAAGGGACAACATGACTACTCTTCTCCAGCAGATTGGCCCCTGATGATGGTATGTactataaataaagaaaaaaaagcaggttagataaaaaaatgtcttaaacaCAAATTGTTTGGTCACGACGGACTACATCAGTAACAGAAGTTGTATCAATAAGACAGTGCAGTCTGGGGTAAACGGACCTTTTGGCCATAATAATTTTCCACATGAAAACTCTCAACACAAGATCCAACTTACTTATGGTTTCTGAAGCCTTTAATCAGATCTTGTGGCCCATCTCCGGGGATGGAGTTGCTCAGTGGTGTggtgttttttgtttacaatCTATCTTTAATGTTGTCATGCTGGGTGTCTATACTGTAATTAAATTATGTTGGTCTGTTATGTACACAATGTCTATTGCATGTCTGTCTTTCCGTATAGATTGTAAAGCCATTTGAGCCATATATGAtgtgtgatattgggctatacaattaaatTGACTTGATGTGATTGACCGCTTCAGAAACAAGTtaaagatatttgttttgtcAACGCTGACGcgtttctctccctctctcctgtccGTCGCAGTTCTTCATGGTCATGTGcattgtgtatgtgttgttCGGGGCTCTCTGGCTCTTCTGGTTTGCCTGCTATTGGAGGGATCTGCTGCGGATCCAGTTCTGGATCGGAGCTGTCATCATCCTCGGCATGCTGGAAAAAGCTGTGTTTTACTCCGAATACCAGAGCATCCGTTACAAAGGAGACTACAGTCGGTTGATTTTATAATATCTGCTTGTctgtggaatttttttttttcttctcttttctcttatAGTCTGATATAAACatcgtttttttgttgtttctctcttcacagttcaaggtgctGTGATCTTTGCTGAGCTGCTCTCTGCACTTAAAAGATCTCTAGCCCGAATCCTGGTCCTCATTGTCAGCCTTGGCTATGGCATTGTCAAGTAAgtacttggaatcgtttaaaaaaattaccattccaatggaatcgtttcttttttttggaatCGTtcatcatcggttccaaattttaAGCCCAGTTTAGACCAAACACTCGcgacgagacgagttgaaacttgcaacaagccggtctgcagcgttctcaaacttgccagttcacaccaatgcgacGAGACGAGTGTATTATCTCCATAACAACGCCTCTTTGTCCTTCCATTCTTACTTccgacttttaggcttttttgtagctgaatatatcatttgtttcaactaaatatgaatgtggataacgttagtgatattgAGCTGCTTGCTACagctgcatttctagtgatgaatcggcaaAAACTGATTTTCTGCATTGTTTtaacgccgctgggcgctcccCCACTCTCTAGGTCGCTTGACCATATAAAGTTACCGTGCTTTCAGGCGGTCGTTgaggctccgtctaaaactctgccatttcgaccagctgtttgtaacataaaaataaaatggattatggataattttatttctgtagtttgtagctgacttctctattggctgttgaaacaggtgactgtctcttacgttctaaaaccagcctctggagactcgaccagcgaaaccatcagctggtttgagtcgagctgagacgggccggttcagacctcTGCAACTTTTCCCTGAGACGTTCTAAAACGATtttgtctcgtcgcaaatctttggtctgaactggacgTAACACGCGCGAGTTTTGGATCCCGCAGCGGCCACCGTGGATCCagcaggcgcttgttgtgttacAGCCAAGCGGCGCTCTAAAgtatggctttattttacggTAAAAAAGCCCAGCAAACTGTAACTCACCATTGAATCAATGTTTCCtgttatctgtgaaataagcacgtGACCCGTTTGAACTCGGGAATCGGAAttgataagaaccggaatcaaaaggaagaatcgggATTGGAATCAGAATAgttcaaatcaaaacaatgcCTAAACCTATGTCTCGGTACtgatctgtttaaaaaaaaaaaaaaaaagtcattgtacaAATTAAAAACCAGTGGACGACTTGCTGCTAATACTCTCATTTCAACCATTTCTTAGTATAATTGAAGAGTTTTGCCCTTCACTTGTTTAGGCCAAGGTTGGGTACCACAGTGCACCGGCTGGTAGCCGTTGGGCTTCTCTACCTGCTCTTCTCCTCCGTGGAAGGTGTGCTGAGAGTGACTGGCGTAAGTATAAACTCCAGCTAATGAACGGCTATCATTCTCAATATTTGAGATGGACACAGTACATTGCATTTATCTGTGACTGCTCACAGTAGCTAAGTAAAGTTGGATTTACATCATAGACTCTTAAtgttaatggacaaagcatccggttcggcgaagtgctgcaaatgcggaagtgccttaaacctgcgtTCTATCTGAATAcctgcagggggcgacacgtgcggttgcaaaaggagctcggtttctgtagaagtctatgagaaagtgacccacttctcacttgatttattacctcagtaaacattgtcataatgagtttatggtctcaatcgctagtttgaagtcttctgaaacacagaatgatgttcatgttttgaattatggtctcgttgattttaaaatcggcgataaagcagggcgtgttttagggcgtggctatgatgggattgccagtgaaagtgtgtaacgtaacgtaacgtagagtgtaagggctcctccctcactcctccctctcatctaaaatcgtcacatccgcaaccaggacgGCTGATgacccgtaacggcaaactacGACGACTCacagcagatctccacaaaccaatgggtgacgtcacacatgctctgtccattaatattaaccgtttcctgtgaatcccttgtgtgtgtaataattataattattcataATTAGTAACAACAGCGAGGTTTTATTTCATGAAAAATCTCAAGGATAACGATTATAAGACAGCGCTCTGCACAGCTGCAACGTGTTAGCTTCAGATGGCCGCAAGAGGCAACTTTTTAGATCCTGTTGGGTGGCTGCACAACACACACCAATCTCTATCAACCAAACCACCCAGAGAGGATCCCAAAATGTACAAAATAGATGAGAGGAAAAAGGTTTAACGCAGAGTGCAGCGTTCTCTGGAGGCTCCCTCTCGCTGCTGTTGAGGAGATCACTTCGGTTTCACTTGATTAATCATTTTCTTTGGTTACAGACGAATTTCATCCAGGAAAATGTAATGAGCAGCCTACTGCATTTTAACTATTGCAGATGAGGCATAAGCTGTTGCAGCCTCCACAGGCTGATTAAAGCTGATAGTGGTGGTGTATTCTTTTTACATAAGAATTTTGCCTGGCGCAGCTTTCAAGGCActctgtataaataaagttgatttGAGCGGAGAGAGAAGGTTACGCAGGGATTCAGTCTCTGGGAGGCAGACCAGTGATGATAATATGGAATGACTTATTTGATCCAAAGTGAAATTCAAAAGCAGCCAAAGACACTGCAGCAAGTTCATGGAAAGGCAACtttatacaaacaaacacaagataAAGAAGACCGTAAGAAGAATGGAGAAAGGTTGTGTAGTTTGGTGAGCGGatgtgttttgtgtggcagCTCTTCACCAAGCTGatcttttgtttaaaaaagcacTGTGGCGTTGTGTGAAATCTgactcttgtttttcttttttcttccagGGTTTTTATGGGACAGTCGCCCTGGTGGCTAATCTCAGCCTCTCCCTTATTGACTCCTGCGTCATGTGGTGGATATCCTTTAAACGACTACTGACAGCTAATTTAAAGGATTTGCATTTGCAGTTGCGGATACAAGCTTTTGATTGTGGTTACTTGAATGCATATAGAGTATGTTCTCCTTAATCTGCATCTACATCTTCATCAGCCTGTCTCAAACCACGCGTCTCCTAAAGCTCCGCAGAAATGTTGTGAAACTCTCCTTGTATCAGCACTTCACCAACACTCTCATCTTCTCTGTTGTCGGTGAGTGGCAACTGCTCTGTGTCTCAGTTCAGGAACAGCTGCATCATTATGGTCCGAAAGAATGTAGTAGTGTAGGCGACATTTACgctactacgttttggtttaaaaacgaatatcttttgctacgttcaCGCCTCGTGTCCACACTACTCCGGCtttcagagcccctaaaacggagacatttagGAACACAGATGCcaccgttttggtttgaaaactccggcGGCTGCTTTGTGATCTGGACGGGCTCAAACGGGGACCTTTGGAAATGACGACGCACGTTAGTCAGTCTGATCTGTTAGGTCggcttacagacctttcagtaacggTTCCACCTCGTGGTCAGTCCAAGCAAATAAATCGCTGGtcttacttttcaccactgttgctctttctccaaagtattacattttctgtgtatatatatatatatatatatatatacagatatatatatatatatatatatatatatatatatatatatatatatatatatatatatatatatgcagagtaacgtcagacaattTGCTTCCCGTTAACACTGGCACCcccatgcccagtgtgtgtgaatggtcatgtgatatgtgttgtcgtacgtgttaatatggacggagattagttctgctactggagctaatgCTCCTGTGTGGACTGAGATCGTTTTCTAAGAAAACTccgtttcaaaataaaaacatagtcGTGTAGATTTGACACATCAAAGTTTATTTACAGGTGACGGGAagtactactgcatatgttaaaaaaaaaaaaagaaaggtgcATAAAGTAGTAAACTATAACACTTACTGTATGCTCCTCATGTATTAAAGTATGTAAATGCATTTGTATTTGCCAACCCTTTGGCAGGCGTAACCTTCTGGTTCCACTGGTAGAGCTTTGTTTGTGCTGTCTTTGATCAGTTGCATATTGTTTCCAGACATCGTAATGAGCCCGTTGTTTACTTTGCGTCCACAGCGTCCATCATATTCATAATCTGGACCACCAAGGTCTTCAAGCTGGTCGACTGCCAGACGGTCAGTTTGTTTTCCGTCACTGATTGATTGTTGTATTGTGTTCTGATCCTGTTCCCTTCATAGAGGGTCCTTTTCTTGTTTATACGGAGAGGAAAAGTGAACTTTGCCTTCAAACCTGATAACATCCTCactcttttctattttttatccCCTCCACAGGGTTGGAGGGACTTGTGGGTAGACGATGCCTTCTGGCGGCTCCTGTTCTCCACCATTCTGCTGGTTATCATGGTGCTGCTGCGGCCCTCTGCTAACAACCAGAGGTCAGAGGCAGTCTGGAGCCGGGGCTCATCCTGCAGCCCAAGACCACTTCTCTATATTTGAAGATGCCAGAAGTTGTATTTAGGGATGCACGATATTGGATTTTGGGCGATATTTGATATGTCGATATTTGTATCCCTGAAAAATAAGTTAATTATTTTACTTGTTGGAGAATTAATTATACACCAGTTCCACATTTTATTTGAGTAAAGCTGTAACAACAAAGCTCCATATGTTTTCTGAACTGCAAAGTTGAAGTAACTAACTGTGTTAGTTTCAGGcttcttttattatttgtaGCAAGTGGATTACTTAATGAAAGACCAGTTTAACTAACTTCTGTGGAAAAGTTTGAATCATAAATCAATGACTAAGGAACATAGAACAAAATATCCTGTTGAGGTTACATGACtaatcagggttttccctgggTTGGTGAGGAAGATTTCTTctcctctgcatatttattgcagCAGCTGGACAAGGAGGTCACTCTAGTATCGATTTTTGACTATTTTACgacgaggggagaacatttctctttgtttgattacattaaaagtaaagttgggCTTTGCTGGTGGCTTCACGAGTCATTTTACAACTTgtatttcaaattttttttggttctgttttctctcaggttctctcactctcctctgattgatgaagatgatgaagaggccAAGGAGCCCATGCTGAATGAAGCTTTCGGTAAGAGTTATTATTCTCCTGCTTTCCTTTTTTGTCAGACGAGCCCAGAGTTATGTAATAATTGCTTATTAGGCCGTTGCATTAACACAGTTCAGATGCCTTGACTACCAGAGAaatattgtttaaattcacttttAGACACATTCTAAatataaatctaaatatatctaaatcCTGTGTTTTTGCAGCCAGGTGTGTGGAGCTGGGTACTGAACTTTGATACTTCATGACACAGAACGAAATACCTCCACAGTATCCaatatcgaaaaatgccttgtcatttaataatacatttcaatgcctaaggagtaaatctcatcggCGTCAGTGAGCCGATAAGCATACAGCATGCTACTACCAAGATttaataatgctggtgattggctgtttaaCATTACACATCATAGAGActgtgggccctattttaacgatctaagcgcacggcgtgaagcgcctggcgcaggtgcgtttagggcgtgcccaaatccacttttgctagtttgacggcggaaaaaaagtgtccgtgcgccgggctcatggttcaaaagggttgtacttagtgtcttcattaatcataggtgtgttttgggcgtaacaagcaataaaccaatcagagcgtcatctcccattccctttaaaagccaggcgtgtttggaccttggagcatcaCTATCATGAcggcggatttgctaagcaggaaggagagattttcaggagaagaaactgatctgcttgtgCGTGAAGTTAAAGCATGCGAGCAGATCATATACGGCACGAGCACTGTGCCAccaaaacttgtgtgtgtgtcatagtgTGCGCGTGCTGTGCACAAGCCTCAAATATTTGCGCTGTTAaattaacaatgaaatgctgcgttattgactttttGTTGGTCAATTGCGCGATCCCTTTCTGCTGTCTCAAGATAGCAGtgcgcccagaatgcacctgaagacacctccctgtaagaccagcacgctcattgacgcaaagatgggcgcaggtgcatttgctatttaaacggcgtgggcgctggacgggaaactgacaactgcatcggtcttaaactagcaaagacactcgCGTCGGGCTTTGGGCccggtgcaagatagggccttcagtgttgttgtattttgagaggcttgCCTACAGTGTGTGTTACATAGGTGTAAGggagctgaaaaaaagaaaaaacatgttttcatttctttttgttaaaaatgtaccCAGCCCTATGAGTGTGCCAGCTACAGTAACACCTTCTCTGGCAGCCATATTGGAGGTCCTCGACTCATGGGCAACAGTTGCTGTGAACACGACTGCATTGGCCTCCCTTATACAATTCAAACAAGCGTGGTGCATTGTTgcccagttttttttctctttgtaagatgttttttttgggaggagtcattttttgtctttattgaaTAACTCAGAGTGTAGAAACGGACAGTAAACTAGGGGGACATACTTAACCCCTCGGCCAGCAGGACACCCCTGATCCTGTGCTGTCTTTGACCGGAGAGTGATCCTTCTGTCTGTATTTTGTTACAGTGTTGCATTGCATTTGTTTAAGGCCAttcacattcaagccattgccaaatgagttgatacaaagctaattaatacgatcagctccacaaaactctctctatttctcagtatggctatgttcagaaactggtgtcgtccggcgacttttgcCCGCAGAAGATCATTGgcaaagataattacctcttctgaagagtccatcatgtttgttttttttaaccctcctttcaagcaactgcgtggaggaggggtgggggctgtgcgcgatcacggaaggcttgtatcatgtggatgtgcagatttcctcatgggggagacagaaactatgcactatagctttaaaagccAAAAGCCAGGTTTTGTTTCAGGTTGAACTTTCTGGATGCTTTTTGATCTAAAACTCATTGCTTAAATAATTTAGTGTGGATCCCAGGGCCATTGGGCTGCAGGGATGTTTGTCACATCAACACACTAAATGTGGAAAACACTTGCGTCACAATCTTCTCTGATGGCGTCTTAATTGCTCCATATTTGACCAGCAAATGGTTTTCCAGTAGATCTCTGTTGCAACTGCAAAGcttctttgtatttttgtactcTGTGACAAACCCACTCATCTGCAAAGAATCGAGGTCTGCTCAAATCAAGATGATCTTGTCAACTGAGGTTTTGTGTTGTATAAGCCGGTCCTACTGAGGCCAGGATCTAAATCTGTTCAAGCAGATATGGGGAGAACAGATTAATTTAGAAATGTTCATCTTatgtgtggccgggttagcccatatatagaggtttactcctcgacgcagcggccgcagggtttgactccgacctgcagccctgtgctgcatgtcattccccccctctctctcccctttcatgtcttgtgaaaataaaggcctaagggactgttcgttatttatttaaggggccaccggaggagtttggGACCtttttaggctaaaaagacttgaccctcccctcgccagtaatcaTTTTTCTATGATgatccaaaatgatttgaaaaagaggcttgaccctccccttatgtgctagtttgcacttagcaaagaagtacagatgccatttgattttttttacagccatgacatacatgagttaacctctgcattctcatcttacacatcccactcctctgttatggtgtggtggccatttcagtagatttactcactaacacaataagcatggaaactaaatgcacacttcatacttcaaatactaagttactcctctagtaaactagtattcacatgaaataaaataaaacattgagaccattcagcaaaggacactggggaATAAATTGatcactggttgctatggactcgtcactaggcttcctcagtcgtaTATTTTGcactgccgaagctgaacattatattccaaaacatatatgtttatttttaaagcagattttaaagtacattgtaacaatttaacaactcACCCTTCTGAAATCCAATCGccgcacggctgtcttggaacgcaatagacagacgcttaaattcaactaaaatgtaacggtgaacaatcagtgttggacctacagtctgttgagacgcctctccaaactcaccataaaacgtcaagacatgttgagaaaaaagatccgtattttgccgtaatccaatgacacgaaaaaaagtaatccacagcgatcagtagatccacaaaaagggtcacggtgtatccaacACAGCCGATACGAgcatcacattcaccagccagctccaaacaggtgaacgaggcctctccacttcaccATTGAAAcgaagtggaataaacgtataaaagtccaaatctacacaaaacccgcaatcaattagtaagctgacatcacatttatatacatggcatttaggaaacctttattgcaaggttggcacggcacgatgtccagactagtgccacagtaagttttgttttttgcgtccttctgctcccatcgtcagacAGGTAATAttctttttactaaagcagtatatgaaatctgatgtattacctaccaccgtttagttgttttgtgttatttaagatatttataaaatatctggacATGCCAGACATCCACTAatcttttaaacaatgcaattacccatttcagccaccaggggggcagtgctccccctgcccccccagcaaactcatgggtcagacccatctggtagtgAAGGAGGGCctagactaagagctacatgaaaaaatatgcaccaaacaagccactttgaaatgttgctgttttcatgtatacaaaagttgggtgacctaGTTATGTTGTAATCATATTATTGGACAATGGACTTCTATGTGATTTCAAttggcttttttcctttttctttcttagaGGGAATGAAGATGAGAGGCTCCAAGCCTGACTCTAATGGCTCCCAGAAACTGTTGAGCAAAGAGGTGGGTTTACTATCTTCTGTCAACATCTCTcttcttttatacattgtcattgtttttttttttacatacaactTAATCATTTTGTATTTCTAAACATCCAGGACGAAGACATAAAATGGGTTGAGGAGAACATTCCTACAACTGTTGCTGATGtgtaagtaaaataaatgaaatatgtagACATTGAGTCTTGCGGTTGCATTCACACCCGAGCAGTTTGATCCGTTTTAACCAAAGAATCGAAATCTGGTCCGCTTAAAAAGGGGGGTCTCGGTCGCTATAGTGCGCTATAGAGTTCGGTTCACTTAAGGTGAGACTGCAATCcaacccaaatacaggaagtgaatcAAAAACAGTGCATTTACCagcctgcaatttcaaccttgcaTACAATTTACAGACTTGTATATTCAAGGCATTATACCTTTTTGAAATCCATAACCTATTATGACCATACGTTGCTCgtcgtctgtgtgacaacacgtcatcatctctctctcatcagggGCCGCCCTCTCCTTCCCTCGCTGTCTGGCAGCTGTTCAcattgttcgccttcttctaaaCTCTTACAAAACACTAAAgcaaaaccaga
This region of Sander vitreus isolate 19-12246 chromosome 20, sanVit1, whole genome shotgun sequence genomic DNA includes:
- the LOC144534922 gene encoding transmembrane protein 87A-like, coding for MKMPDRLCFLLFVFVFRLGTAAEVSVWNVEINSTQDAVFRKTLYANTTIFMKFQGDPASCDRNLAFNISWYLRSSVCYNEVFNTPDNKAMNMFGMDHMLKDGWSGFYSQGYMYFDNCSSLFLPKVYYADFNPYQPLTSPKSDPSNQSLIWPDKPDISAVAKAWEDSPYLFIVKVQPLFRGVEDDDIGAEQLNFAFTMKVEMKGQHDYSSPADWPLMMFFMVMCIVYVLFGALWLFWFACYWRDLLRIQFWIGAVIILGMLEKAVFYSEYQSIRYKGDYIQGAVIFAELLSALKRSLARILVLIVSLGYGIVKPRLGTTVHRLVAVGLLYLLFSSVEGVLRVTGGFYGTVALVANLSLSLIDSCVMWWIFISLSQTTRLLKLRRNVVKLSLYQHFTNTLIFSVVASIIFIIWTTKVFKLVDCQTGWRDLWVDDAFWRLLFSTILLVIMVLLRPSANNQRFSHSPLIDEDDEEAKEPMLNEAFEGMKMRGSKPDSNGSQKLLSKEDEDIKWVEENIPTTVADVALPVMLDEEEEILKTKMERSKME